A single region of the Winslowiella toletana genome encodes:
- the bcsB gene encoding cellulose biosynthesis cyclic di-GMP-binding regulatory protein BcsB: MKQLFIKAMLATLIGGSITLSSAGAVEQSVTVDSNALSQLPPPADIDTAESSLRSSAEAMPYAPESLLTGSQITDPATTAAPETAIAQPAELTPADLPPVAGNAPALAFQPISSSVTVAQMGQQKGITLSGGQLQSGIVFTLPSDQVITNAHLDLTLHVSPALAARNTSMQLMLNGQPLGTLPLSASDSDSASFQLDIPAAMVVSSNNLSFKINDADQLLCERDSADQYQVTILPQTRLSLEGQQLNIGTSMRNFPRPFIDPLQMTSATVPMAFPAKVTPAQVTAAAMVASWVGIQADYRGARFPVLRNQLPEKNGMVFGQPGERVGSLTLPAVDAPTLQLVDNPDNPTYKLMLVIGKNEDQLRQAAYRLINAPLAQDSPTLTVATQTIPQRKAYDAPRWINTDRPVLLSELLRKDQSLTTNGIWHDALRVNFRAAPDLFLWDGDTIPVQLNYRFPSENWIDENKSLLNVTLNGTFLRNLTVNKVGLLENIWHRLGGDARQEKYTLNLEPYLIYGDNQLQLYFNIQPKADAPCSVLLNNNIKSRIEESSSIDLSNTRHFTLLPNLSYFVGASFPFSRLADYSQTVMLLPEKPTDAEITALLDMAGRSGNATGATLDHSSVMFGIPAGGANLARLQKSDVLAVSTLGQSAFNQQMLQSSPYYTNARTFGVKAPDTLEKLRSWLTGDWYRKPLDADRYFSSNEAWRGFVSYRSPWSQDRLVVMTIGSNDQQLLNLHNDLNSARINAGIRGDTAIITDENGIRSFRVGPQFPSGQMPWYMMVVWYANQHSVLMALMALLVSVVIGSCAYLMLKRHAWRRLHGHKKDDSSGEQK; encoded by the coding sequence ATGAAGCAACTTTTTATCAAGGCGATGCTGGCAACCCTGATTGGCGGCAGTATCACGTTGAGCAGCGCCGGGGCAGTGGAGCAGAGCGTCACCGTCGACAGCAATGCGTTGTCGCAACTTCCGCCGCCAGCGGATATTGATACCGCAGAAAGCAGCCTGCGTTCCTCTGCTGAAGCGATGCCGTATGCGCCTGAAAGCCTGCTGACCGGCAGCCAGATAACCGATCCAGCCACGACGGCGGCACCGGAAACGGCGATCGCGCAACCTGCTGAGCTCACTCCGGCCGATTTGCCGCCGGTGGCTGGTAATGCGCCAGCGTTGGCGTTTCAGCCGATTTCCAGCAGCGTGACCGTGGCGCAGATGGGTCAGCAGAAGGGTATCACGCTCAGCGGGGGGCAGTTGCAGTCAGGCATCGTGTTTACCCTGCCGAGCGACCAGGTGATTACCAATGCGCATCTCGATTTAACGTTGCACGTTTCACCCGCGCTGGCCGCGCGCAACACCTCAATGCAGCTGATGCTCAACGGCCAGCCGTTGGGTACGCTGCCGCTGAGCGCTTCCGACAGCGACAGCGCCAGTTTCCAGCTGGATATTCCGGCGGCGATGGTGGTATCAAGTAACAACCTGAGTTTTAAAATTAACGACGCCGATCAGCTGTTGTGCGAGCGTGACAGTGCCGATCAATATCAGGTCACTATTCTGCCGCAGACCCGCCTGTCACTGGAAGGTCAGCAGCTGAATATCGGCACCAGTATGCGTAACTTCCCGCGGCCGTTTATTGATCCGCTGCAGATGACATCTGCTACGGTGCCGATGGCTTTTCCTGCCAAGGTCACACCAGCACAGGTTACCGCTGCGGCGATGGTGGCTTCATGGGTTGGCATCCAGGCAGACTATCGTGGCGCGCGCTTCCCGGTGCTGCGTAATCAGCTGCCAGAGAAAAACGGTATGGTGTTTGGCCAGCCCGGCGAAAGAGTGGGCAGCCTGACGCTACCTGCGGTAGACGCGCCAACGCTGCAACTGGTAGATAATCCTGATAACCCCACTTATAAATTGATGCTGGTGATCGGTAAAAATGAAGATCAGTTACGTCAGGCCGCTTACCGTTTAATCAATGCGCCGCTGGCGCAGGATTCACCGACGCTGACGGTTGCGACGCAAACTATTCCGCAGCGCAAAGCCTATGATGCGCCGCGCTGGATTAATACCGATCGGCCGGTGCTGCTAAGTGAATTATTGCGCAAGGACCAGAGTCTGACCACCAACGGAATCTGGCACGACGCCTTGCGGGTTAACTTCCGCGCCGCGCCGGATCTGTTCCTGTGGGACGGCGATACCATTCCGGTGCAGCTTAACTATCGCTTTCCGTCAGAAAACTGGATCGATGAGAATAAATCACTGCTCAATGTCACGCTGAATGGCACCTTTTTGCGTAATCTGACGGTGAATAAAGTCGGTCTGCTGGAGAATATCTGGCATCGGCTGGGGGGGGATGCGCGTCAGGAAAAGTATACGCTGAATCTGGAACCCTATCTGATTTATGGCGATAACCAGCTGCAACTCTATTTTAATATCCAGCCAAAGGCCGATGCGCCTTGCAGCGTGTTACTGAATAATAATATCAAGAGTCGTATCGAAGAGAGTTCGTCGATCGATCTGAGCAATACCCGTCATTTTACCCTGTTGCCAAACCTCTCTTACTTTGTTGGCGCATCGTTTCCGTTCTCGCGTTTGGCTGATTATTCACAAACGGTGATGCTGCTGCCGGAAAAACCCACCGATGCAGAAATTACCGCGCTGCTGGATATGGCCGGGCGCTCAGGCAACGCCACCGGTGCGACGCTCGACCACAGCAGCGTGATGTTTGGTATTCCTGCTGGCGGCGCGAATCTCGCACGGCTGCAAAAAAGCGATGTGCTGGCGGTGTCGACGCTCGGACAGAGCGCGTTTAATCAGCAGATGTTGCAGTCCTCACCCTACTACACCAACGCCCGGACCTTTGGCGTCAAAGCACCGGATACGCTGGAAAAACTGCGCAGCTGGCTGACCGGTGACTGGTATCGCAAGCCACTGGACGCCGATCGCTACTTCTCCTCTAACGAAGCCTGGCGCGGGTTTGTCAGCTATCGCTCGCCATGGAGTCAGGATCGTCTGGTGGTGATGACCATCGGCAGTAACGATCAGCAACTGCTTAATTTACATAACGACCTGAATTCTGCGCGGATTAATGCCGGGATTCGCGGCGATACTGCGATCATCACTGATGAAAACGGTATTCGCAGCTTCCGCGTCGGTCCGCAGTTTCCGAGCGGCCAGATGCCGTGGTACATGATGGTGGTGTGGTATGCCAACCAGCATTCAGTATTGATGGCATTGATGGCGTTACTGGTCTCTGTGGTGATAGGTAGCTGTGCTTATCTGATGCTGAAGCGCCATGCGTGGCGGCGTCTGCATGGGCATAAAAAAGATGATTCCTCTGGCGAACAGAAGTGA
- a CDS encoding cellulose biosynthesis protein BcsC, which translates to MKITTLTARVRQALLLSSAMAAGAFSPMLLAAENNPALQALFDQATYWHQKSHDDLAKDALQKVLMVDANNTQALYLMALYSQQNGDNAAAAQWRNRLSSVSPQDPRLSELDNARQLQSIPQAQLSLARQQARSGNVSAALQTWRNTFAGSEPPASIAAEYYLTMAGDRSLRPQAIDSLRQFATQHPQDAGAQLALGKALTWQESTRREGLQMLQGMADGNPDADRSMRQALLWLAPQPEDAALYQTWQQRHPQDSAVLEYYRKNVGGAEKGQGFTALNSGDVAGAQSAFEQVLQANPQDADALAGMGYAAQRSGNYSAAADYLERSAKLGGNDSQQRQQQASDARFYAQLASAQQALKSGDTAQALTLSEPLVQADGEKGIAARLFRADVLRRTNQLTQAEQTYRSVLQSDADNRNAKEGLFYVLRQQNRATEANALLSSLPDSVRQSVMPRAVSTSEPVRQQAKQALAAGNASQAMTLLQQGIERFPNDGWLRLDLARIYRTQGDNAAAASVMQPVFRNGASSNELYAGALNASESGAWQQASTLLARIPVSSQNAEMRALAQRVNFNLQMATAAQYLAQGSDAAAANTLKALAANPPSNPADAGKLAQNLAQAGDISTAIAVVRGNMQRGVQGNAGDYAAQVAVLNQAGLSAEAQRFLSSPELQSRSTPTQLAGIRNGYIINEVDRLREQKQYAAAYDKLIGALQNDPQNSDLMFAMARLYQSGKMNKEAGVVYDYLLTRDTPTQDARVGSIDVALALNDVPKARALTNGLRGEQTPERLLLMARVSEAEGEHNQALGYLRTARGKMIGLQGAETGSVPAVGGLALADNPFINRSTPDRRRTASTYGATMPWQQAPDATSYRDIDGQTAAIDVPSQQSRTLHQIDSMMDDLQQRTGTWAQGGVQIRGRDGESGLSKLTEAKAPLSWSSVPFGDSRFEFTVTPVSLNAGSADGQSSRRFGTGALSQAVSAAVQTLKNEKITKSDGTDFTFDDLNPLTTKGLSTLQSVQNSLAAATDKANLDDVTVDSPGSQNASGVELKLALTGDQYKIDLGSTPLGQDLSTLVGGIQWSPKITDYLTLILTGERRPVTDSLLSYVGATDKLSGESWGRVTKNGGNALLSYDDGDAGFYAGVGAYSYLGENVTSNNSVVANAGAYIRPYHYEDRELKTGISMSWMDFSKNLSYFSYGQGGYFSPQDYVSVSFPVEFTQKYDDLSVRFGGSAGYQSYSQDRSAYFPNNPQWQSQLETAVTNGYATEAYYSGGSKNGIGYNLHAGADYKVNKDVTIGGQLGYDTFGDYNESTAQLYFRYMLGDK; encoded by the coding sequence ATGAAAATAACCACGTTAACCGCCAGAGTTCGTCAGGCACTACTGCTAAGCAGTGCAATGGCTGCCGGCGCGTTTTCGCCCATGCTGCTGGCGGCAGAAAATAATCCGGCGTTGCAGGCGTTATTCGACCAGGCCACTTACTGGCATCAGAAATCGCATGATGATCTGGCTAAAGATGCGCTGCAAAAAGTGCTGATGGTCGATGCCAATAATACGCAGGCGCTGTATCTAATGGCGCTCTATTCGCAGCAAAATGGCGACAACGCGGCGGCGGCTCAGTGGCGTAATCGTCTGAGCAGCGTCTCGCCGCAGGACCCACGACTGAGCGAGCTGGACAATGCCAGACAGTTGCAATCGATTCCTCAGGCGCAGCTCTCGCTGGCACGTCAGCAGGCGCGCAGTGGTAACGTCAGTGCGGCACTGCAAACCTGGCGTAATACTTTTGCCGGTAGCGAACCGCCTGCCAGTATCGCAGCGGAATATTATCTGACGATGGCGGGCGATCGCAGCTTGCGTCCGCAGGCTATCGACAGTCTGCGCCAGTTTGCTACTCAGCATCCACAGGATGCTGGCGCTCAGCTGGCATTGGGTAAAGCATTGACCTGGCAAGAGTCGACGCGGCGTGAAGGGTTGCAGATGTTGCAGGGAATGGCCGACGGTAACCCTGATGCCGATCGCTCAATGCGTCAGGCTTTATTGTGGTTAGCGCCGCAGCCGGAAGATGCCGCACTGTACCAGACCTGGCAGCAGCGCCATCCTCAGGACAGTGCCGTGCTGGAGTACTATCGCAAAAATGTCGGTGGTGCCGAGAAAGGCCAGGGCTTTACCGCACTGAACAGTGGGGATGTTGCTGGTGCGCAAAGCGCCTTCGAACAGGTGCTGCAGGCCAATCCACAAGATGCCGATGCGCTGGCCGGTATGGGTTATGCCGCGCAGCGCAGCGGTAACTACAGCGCCGCCGCTGATTATCTCGAGCGCTCAGCGAAGCTGGGAGGAAATGACAGTCAACAGCGTCAACAACAGGCCAGTGACGCGCGTTTTTATGCGCAGTTAGCTTCGGCGCAGCAGGCGCTGAAATCCGGTGATACTGCCCAGGCGCTGACGCTTAGTGAGCCGCTGGTGCAGGCCGACGGAGAAAAGGGCATTGCGGCCAGGTTATTTCGTGCCGATGTGTTGCGCCGTACTAACCAGCTGACGCAGGCAGAACAAACCTATCGCTCGGTGTTGCAGAGTGATGCGGATAACCGTAACGCCAAAGAAGGCCTGTTCTACGTGCTGCGTCAGCAGAATCGCGCTACAGAAGCCAACGCCTTATTGTCATCGCTGCCTGACAGCGTGCGTCAGAGTGTGATGCCACGAGCTGTCAGCACCAGCGAGCCGGTACGTCAGCAAGCGAAACAGGCGCTGGCGGCAGGGAACGCCTCACAGGCGATGACGCTGTTGCAGCAGGGTATTGAACGTTTTCCAAATGATGGCTGGCTGCGTCTTGATCTGGCACGAATTTATCGGACGCAGGGTGATAACGCCGCGGCTGCAAGTGTCATGCAGCCGGTGTTTCGTAACGGGGCCAGCAGCAACGAGCTGTACGCCGGTGCGCTGAATGCCAGCGAAAGTGGCGCATGGCAGCAAGCCAGCACACTGCTGGCGCGCATTCCTGTCAGTAGCCAGAATGCGGAGATGCGCGCGCTGGCACAGCGGGTGAACTTTAATCTGCAAATGGCGACCGCCGCACAGTATCTGGCACAGGGTTCTGATGCGGCCGCGGCTAATACCTTGAAAGCGCTGGCAGCCAATCCGCCGTCGAATCCGGCCGATGCTGGCAAGCTGGCACAAAACCTGGCGCAGGCCGGAGATATTTCAACGGCGATAGCGGTAGTACGCGGCAATATGCAGCGTGGCGTGCAGGGCAACGCTGGCGATTATGCTGCGCAGGTGGCGGTGCTGAATCAGGCGGGCCTGAGCGCCGAAGCACAGCGTTTTCTCAGTAGCCCGGAGTTGCAATCGCGCAGTACGCCGACCCAGCTGGCTGGTATTCGTAATGGTTATATCATCAATGAAGTCGACCGGTTGCGTGAGCAGAAGCAATACGCAGCGGCTTACGACAAGCTGATTGGCGCACTGCAAAACGACCCGCAGAACAGCGATCTGATGTTTGCCATGGCGCGACTGTATCAATCCGGCAAAATGAATAAAGAAGCCGGCGTGGTTTACGATTATCTGTTAACCCGTGATACCCCAACCCAGGATGCACGCGTCGGTTCAATTGACGTGGCGCTGGCACTGAATGATGTGCCGAAAGCTCGCGCATTAACCAACGGCCTGCGTGGCGAACAGACACCGGAACGCCTGCTGTTGATGGCGCGGGTGTCTGAAGCGGAAGGCGAGCATAACCAGGCACTGGGTTACTTACGTACCGCACGCGGCAAAATGATAGGGCTGCAAGGTGCAGAAACCGGCAGCGTGCCAGCAGTGGGTGGGCTGGCGCTGGCGGATAATCCATTTATAAACCGCAGCACCCCAGACCGGCGACGTACAGCTTCAACTTACGGTGCCACTATGCCATGGCAGCAGGCGCCGGATGCTACCAGCTATCGTGATATCGATGGTCAGACGGCGGCTATCGATGTGCCGTCACAGCAGAGCCGGACGCTGCATCAGATCGACAGCATGATGGACGATCTGCAACAACGCACCGGCACCTGGGCGCAGGGTGGCGTACAGATTCGCGGCCGTGATGGCGAATCCGGTTTGAGTAAGCTGACTGAAGCCAAAGCGCCGCTGAGCTGGTCAAGCGTGCCGTTTGGCGATTCGCGCTTTGAATTTACCGTCACACCGGTCTCGCTTAATGCTGGCAGTGCCGACGGTCAGTCAAGCCGCCGCTTCGGAACCGGTGCGCTGTCGCAGGCGGTTTCCGCCGCGGTTCAGACCCTGAAGAATGAGAAAATTACCAAGAGCGACGGCACTGATTTCACCTTTGACGATCTTAATCCGCTGACGACGAAAGGTCTGTCGACGCTGCAATCGGTGCAGAATTCGCTGGCCGCCGCCACCGATAAAGCCAATCTTGATGATGTCACCGTTGACTCTCCGGGTTCACAAAACGCCTCTGGCGTTGAGCTGAAACTGGCGCTGACTGGCGATCAATACAAAATTGATCTCGGCAGCACGCCACTGGGCCAGGATCTGAGTACGCTGGTGGGTGGCATTCAGTGGTCGCCAAAAATTACCGATTATCTGACGCTGATCCTGACCGGTGAGCGCCGTCCGGTCACCGACAGTCTGCTCTCTTATGTCGGTGCAACGGATAAACTTTCCGGCGAAAGCTGGGGGCGCGTCACTAAAAATGGCGGCAATGCCTTACTCAGCTATGATGACGGCGATGCCGGTTTTTATGCCGGTGTGGGCGCATACAGTTATCTCGGCGAGAATGTCACCAGTAACAACAGCGTGGTAGCGAATGCCGGTGCTTATATTCGTCCTTACCATTACGAAGACCGCGAGCTGAAGACCGGTATCAGTATGAGCTGGATGGATTTCTCAAAAAACCTCAGCTATTTCAGTTACGGCCAGGGTGGCTATTTCAGCCCGCAGGACTATGTCAGCGTCTCTTTCCCGGTGGAGTTTACGCAAAAGTATGACGATTTAAGTGTGCGTTTCGGTGGCTCAGCGGGCTATCAATCTTATTCACAGGATCGCAGCGCCTACTTCCCGAACAATCCTCAATGGCAGAGTCAGTTAGAGACCGCAGTCACCAATGGTTATGCGACAGAAGCGTACTACTCGGGTGGCAGCAAAAACGGCATTGGCTATAACCTGCATGCCGGAGCGGATTATAAGGTGAATAAAGATGTCACCATTGGCGGACAGTTGGGCTATGACACCTTTGGTGATTACAACGAAAGCACCGCGCAACTCTATTTCCGCTACATGCTGGGAGACAAATAA
- the bcsD gene encoding cellulose biosynthesis protein BcsD codes for MSEPSNTLHQSRLHSHQPGWFDLLSVIVAGMLENAGEQESQLFLQQMGQQLAQRYPLESARTVRDLEVQINLALSRFNWGFVDIEPLENALVITHRALPAGDEHLEAVHWRDAMGAVLTGLYAAWLRAQGGSEQVPLVCDSVSDDAALLFRYQNS; via the coding sequence ATGAGTGAACCGTCCAACACTTTGCATCAATCCCGTCTACACTCTCATCAGCCTGGCTGGTTTGATCTGCTGAGCGTGATTGTGGCTGGCATGCTGGAAAATGCCGGTGAGCAGGAAAGTCAGCTGTTTTTGCAGCAAATGGGTCAGCAACTGGCGCAGCGTTATCCACTGGAGAGCGCCCGCACGGTGCGCGACCTTGAGGTGCAGATTAATCTGGCGTTATCCCGCTTTAACTGGGGATTTGTAGATATCGAGCCGCTGGAAAATGCATTAGTGATTACCCATCGCGCATTACCGGCAGGTGATGAGCATCTTGAGGCGGTACACTGGCGCGATGCTATGGGTGCCGTACTGACCGGGCTGTATGCTGCCTGGTTACGTGCGCAAGGGGGGAGTGAACAGGTTCCTCTGGTGTGTGACTCGGTATCTGACGATGCTGCTTTATTATTCCGTTATCAAAATAGTTAG
- a CDS encoding glycosyl hydrolase family 8 yields the protein MKFVWRHWLMMVVLGMFSVQVAASEGWSSYKTRFMATDGRIKDTANNNVSHTEGQGFAMLLAVDNDDRQGFERLWQWTRLHLSNKQNGLFYWRYNPAAADPVIDKNNASDGDVLIAWALLRAGEKWNVADYLTQSDKIQRAIVSRNVIRFAGYTVMLPGAQGFNKTSYVVLNPSYFLFPAWRDFARRSHLKIWSQLIDDGFDLLGKMNHFGRSALPLDWVALNVDGSMAPAIAWPPRFSYDAIRIPLYIWWYDPQSLRLVPFQRYWANYSRLQTPAWINVSTNEAAPYNMDGGLLAVRDLIMGDTAQLTDRLDAQENYYSASLRLLVWSAWQSRQAK from the coding sequence GTGAAGTTTGTCTGGCGTCATTGGCTGATGATGGTTGTACTGGGGATGTTTAGCGTGCAGGTGGCGGCAAGTGAAGGATGGAGCAGTTATAAAACTCGCTTCATGGCTACCGACGGGCGTATCAAGGACACCGCAAATAACAATGTTAGCCATACCGAAGGCCAGGGCTTTGCCATGTTGCTGGCGGTAGACAATGATGATCGCCAGGGGTTTGAACGCCTGTGGCAGTGGACGCGCCTCCACCTTAGTAATAAGCAGAATGGGCTGTTTTACTGGCGCTACAATCCGGCCGCCGCCGATCCTGTTATTGATAAAAACAATGCCTCGGATGGTGACGTACTGATTGCCTGGGCGCTGTTACGCGCTGGTGAGAAGTGGAATGTTGCAGACTACCTGACCCAGTCTGACAAGATTCAGCGGGCGATTGTTTCGCGTAACGTCATTCGCTTTGCCGGATATACCGTTATGCTGCCGGGTGCGCAGGGCTTCAATAAAACCAGCTATGTCGTATTAAATCCGTCCTATTTTCTGTTTCCTGCCTGGCGAGACTTCGCGCGCCGCAGCCATTTAAAAATCTGGAGCCAGCTGATTGATGACGGCTTTGACCTGCTGGGCAAGATGAATCATTTTGGTCGTTCCGCATTGCCGCTCGACTGGGTGGCGCTTAATGTGGATGGCAGCATGGCTCCGGCGATTGCCTGGCCGCCACGCTTTAGCTACGACGCCATCCGTATTCCGCTGTATATCTGGTGGTATGACCCGCAAAGCCTGCGGCTGGTGCCTTTCCAGCGCTACTGGGCTAACTATTCCCGCTTACAAACACCGGCGTGGATCAATGTCAGCACTAATGAAGCCGCCCCCTATAATATGGACGGTGGTTTGCTGGCGGTACGTGATTTGATCATGGGCGACACGGCTCAGCTGACCGACAGGCTGGATGCACAAGAGAATTACTATTCAGCCAGTTTACGTCTGCTGGTGTGGAGTGCATGGCAGAGTCGGCAAGCTAAATAG